In a single window of the Pseudoxanthomonas sp. F37 genome:
- a CDS encoding S9 family peptidase: MGWGTRRAGILLGCLLAPLAQAQVDLEPFLKQDVLETLKISPTGEYYALTVPLEDQTILAVQRRSDRQITAKISAGADSIIDDVWWVSDERVVVSVAKKYGSRDQPYATGELYATNVDGSTRRQIFARYGLDGNDIQPRAAELVDPMPNDPRKVLISMYALDTSMPNTRLMTLDAYNGTLDTVSTAPIRRADFAVDATGQARFALGAGEDNASKLYHRAGAKAPWTLVNDENESLRVEVPLGFAADGRTAYLQVEQAEGPDAIVALDTVSGQRTQVLRDAVVDPYRIIRADDGRTPVGSFFMHDKLRTVFFDEKSETARLYRKLERSFPGHSVSITSGTRDGKLKIVHIWNDTSPGDFYLFNTETNAADLIFSRRHWLDPATLAPSQPVSLKARDGMALHGYLTRPRGSQGPLPLVVLPHGGPIGVFDRWEVDDEAQMLARAGYAVLRLNFRGSGNYGRAHMQAAAREWGRAMQDDLTDATRWAIEQKVADPQRICLYGASYGGYAALMGVAREPALYRCAAGYVGVYDLELMHRQKSRSAKWVGNYMNDWVGDRATLGEVSPVLLASRIRAPVFLAAGGKDEIAPQAHTERMEKALKAAGVPVETLYVRTEGHGFYAEANRRTYYTRLLDFLSRHLGGAKGK, from the coding sequence ATGGGATGGGGAACACGGCGTGCGGGCATCCTGCTGGGATGCCTGCTGGCACCGCTGGCGCAGGCCCAGGTGGATCTGGAGCCGTTCCTGAAGCAGGACGTGCTGGAAACCCTGAAGATCTCGCCCACCGGCGAGTACTACGCGCTGACCGTGCCGCTGGAGGACCAGACCATCCTCGCCGTGCAGCGGCGCAGCGACCGCCAGATCACCGCCAAGATCAGCGCCGGCGCCGACAGCATCATCGACGATGTCTGGTGGGTCAGCGACGAGCGCGTCGTCGTGTCGGTGGCGAAGAAGTACGGCTCGCGCGACCAACCCTACGCCACCGGCGAACTCTATGCGACCAATGTCGACGGCAGTACGCGCCGGCAGATCTTCGCCCGCTACGGCCTGGACGGCAACGACATCCAGCCGCGCGCCGCCGAGCTGGTCGATCCCATGCCGAACGATCCGCGCAAGGTGCTGATCAGCATGTACGCGCTGGACACCTCCATGCCGAACACCCGGCTGATGACGCTGGACGCGTACAACGGCACGCTGGATACCGTGTCGACGGCCCCCATCCGCCGCGCGGATTTTGCGGTCGACGCCACCGGGCAGGCCCGCTTCGCGCTGGGTGCCGGCGAGGACAACGCCAGCAAGCTCTACCACCGTGCCGGCGCGAAGGCGCCGTGGACCCTGGTCAATGACGAGAACGAGAGCCTTCGCGTGGAGGTGCCGCTCGGGTTCGCCGCCGATGGACGCACGGCCTACCTGCAGGTGGAACAGGCCGAGGGACCCGACGCGATCGTCGCGCTGGACACCGTCAGCGGGCAGCGCACGCAGGTGCTGCGCGACGCGGTGGTGGACCCGTACCGGATCATCCGCGCCGACGACGGGCGCACGCCGGTGGGCAGCTTCTTCATGCACGACAAGCTCCGCACGGTGTTCTTCGACGAAAAATCGGAGACGGCACGTCTTTACCGCAAGCTGGAGCGGTCCTTTCCCGGCCATTCGGTCTCCATCACGTCCGGTACGCGCGATGGCAAGCTGAAGATCGTCCACATCTGGAACGACACCAGCCCCGGCGATTTCTACCTCTTCAATACCGAGACGAACGCGGCCGACCTCATCTTCAGTCGCCGCCACTGGCTGGACCCGGCCACGCTGGCGCCCAGCCAGCCGGTGTCGCTGAAGGCGCGCGACGGCATGGCGTTGCACGGCTACCTGACGCGTCCGCGCGGCAGCCAGGGTCCGTTGCCGCTGGTGGTGCTGCCGCATGGCGGGCCGATCGGCGTCTTCGACCGCTGGGAGGTCGACGACGAAGCGCAGATGCTCGCGCGCGCAGGGTATGCCGTGCTGCGGCTCAACTTCCGCGGCTCGGGCAACTACGGGCGCGCGCACATGCAGGCCGCCGCGCGCGAGTGGGGCCGGGCCATGCAGGACGACCTGACCGACGCCACGCGCTGGGCCATCGAGCAGAAGGTCGCCGACCCGCAGCGCATCTGCCTGTACGGTGCCAGCTACGGCGGCTATGCCGCGCTGATGGGCGTGGCCCGGGAGCCCGCGCTGTACCGCTGCGCCGCCGGCTACGTGGGCGTGTACGACCTGGAGCTGATGCACCGGCAGAAATCGCGCAGCGCCAAATGGGTCGGCAACTACATGAACGACTGGGTGGGCGACCGCGCCACGCTGGGCGAGGTCTCGCCCGTGCTGCTGGCCTCGCGCATCCGCGCCCCGGTCTTCCTGGCGGCGGGCGGAAAGGACGAGATCGCCCCGCAGGCCCATACGGAGCGGATGGAGAAGGCGTTGAAGGCGGCCGGCGTGCCGGTGGAGACGCTGTACGTGCGTACCGAAGGCCACGGCTTCTATGCCGAAGCCAACCGGCGGACCTACTACACCCGGCTGTTGGACTTCCTGTCGCGCCACCTCGGCGGCGCGAAGGGGAAGTAG
- a CDS encoding YciI family protein gives MKFLLLIYTDDTLLEALPAGAFDQMMHGCITHADELKTQGTLLESQQLEHGSTARTVRVRDGRTHVVDGPFAETKEILGGYNLIEADSLDEAVKIAQEFPWIGTGSIEVRPVRDFEAVRRRVGA, from the coding sequence ATGAAGTTCCTGTTGCTGATCTACACCGACGACACGCTGCTCGAGGCGCTGCCCGCCGGCGCGTTCGACCAGATGATGCACGGCTGCATCACCCACGCTGACGAACTGAAGACGCAGGGCACGCTGCTGGAGTCGCAGCAGCTGGAGCATGGCAGCACCGCCCGCACCGTACGCGTGCGCGATGGCAGGACACACGTCGTCGACGGCCCGTTCGCCGAGACCAAGGAAATCCTGGGCGGCTACAACCTGATCGAGGCCGACAGCCTGGACGAGGCGGTGAAGATCGCGCAGGAATTCCCGTGGATAGGCACCGGCAGCATCGAGGTGCGGCCGGTGCGCGATTTCGAGGCGGTACGCAGGCGCGTCGGCGCCTGA
- a CDS encoding DUF3297 family protein, with product MSDTPPDRLASDPRSPFHDAQAMDRGVGIRFNGVERDNVEEYCISEGWVRVPVGKSKDRRGNPMTMKIKGSVEAWYRSPAAE from the coding sequence ATGTCCGACACGCCTCCCGACCGCCTGGCTTCCGATCCCCGCAGCCCCTTCCATGACGCCCAGGCGATGGACCGTGGCGTGGGCATCCGCTTCAACGGCGTGGAGCGCGACAACGTGGAGGAGTACTGCATCAGCGAGGGCTGGGTGCGCGTGCCCGTGGGCAAGTCCAAGGACCGCCGCGGCAACCCGATGACGATGAAGATCAAGGGCTCCGTGGAAGCCTGGTACCGCTCGCCCGCCGCCGAGTGA
- a CDS encoding DUF6445 family protein has product MFNPHPQVQYLPLGDHAPCVVVDDALLAPERLPAFAQAYREDFQAAPPAVFPGLQLRMPEEFTALLHDVFRDHARRALGARRVLRSASRLTLLTSPVAALAPAHWIPRRERAFAPEQCVAVAELFLFHEPTLGGTHFFAPRVSPQALEQLEHDAEALSPDAFSQRHAIAAGFPQASSACFTHVRTVPARWNRLLIHDGAAFRAPAIADPSRLASDPRQGRLTLRAVLMCSRNRVAW; this is encoded by the coding sequence ATGTTCAACCCGCATCCCCAGGTCCAGTACCTGCCCCTTGGCGACCACGCTCCCTGCGTCGTCGTCGACGACGCCCTGCTGGCACCGGAGCGCCTGCCTGCGTTCGCGCAGGCGTACCGGGAGGATTTCCAGGCGGCACCGCCGGCGGTGTTCCCCGGCCTGCAGCTGCGCATGCCGGAGGAATTCACCGCTCTGCTGCACGATGTCTTCCGCGACCACGCCCGAAGGGCCCTGGGGGCCCGCCGTGTGCTGCGCAGCGCCAGCCGCCTGACCTTGCTGACATCGCCGGTGGCGGCGCTGGCGCCCGCGCACTGGATCCCGCGCCGCGAACGCGCCTTCGCACCGGAGCAGTGCGTCGCTGTGGCGGAACTGTTCCTGTTCCACGAACCCACCCTCGGCGGGACGCATTTCTTCGCCCCGCGCGTGTCCCCGCAGGCGCTGGAACAGCTGGAACACGATGCCGAAGCGTTGTCGCCGGACGCGTTCTCCCAGCGCCACGCCATCGCCGCAGGCTTTCCGCAGGCGAGCAGCGCGTGCTTCACCCATGTGCGCACGGTGCCGGCGCGCTGGAACCGGCTGCTCATCCACGACGGCGCGGCATTCCGTGCGCCGGCCATCGCCGATCCGTCCCGGCTGGCATCCGATCCGCGCCAGGGACGGCTGACGCTGCGGGCCGTACTGATGTGCAGCCGCAACCGCGTGGCGTGGTGA
- a CDS encoding fasciclin domain-containing protein codes for MPVAEASDPAPAEAATPAVEQKDVVDTAIGSPDHTTLVSAVQAAGLVDTLKGAGPFTVFAPVNAAFDALPAGTVDTLLKPESKADLTAVLTYHVVPGNVDAAALTQQIQASGGTATLKTVQGGELKAQLADGGVTLTDAKGNVAKVTTADLKASNGVIHVVDKVLMP; via the coding sequence ATGCCGGTGGCCGAAGCCAGCGACCCGGCCCCCGCCGAGGCCGCCACGCCCGCCGTCGAGCAGAAGGACGTGGTGGATACCGCCATCGGTTCGCCCGACCACACCACGCTGGTCAGCGCCGTGCAGGCGGCGGGACTGGTGGACACGCTGAAGGGCGCGGGCCCGTTCACCGTATTCGCGCCCGTCAACGCCGCCTTCGACGCGCTGCCGGCCGGCACCGTGGATACGTTGCTCAAGCCGGAGAGCAAGGCCGACCTGACCGCCGTGCTGACCTACCACGTGGTGCCCGGCAACGTCGACGCCGCCGCGCTGACCCAGCAGATCCAGGCCAGCGGCGGCACCGCCACGCTGAAGACGGTGCAGGGGGGCGAACTGAAGGCCCAGCTGGCCGATGGCGGCGTGACGCTGACCGATGCGAAGGGCAACGTGGCCAAGGTCACCACCGCCGATCTGAAGGCCAGCAACGGCGTGATCCACGTGGTCGACAAGGTGCTGATGCCGTAA
- a CDS encoding mechanosensitive ion channel domain-containing protein: MAFFACLLLFAAHPGYAQDATTLLSPSKPRVPEAIALADVPGRADADERYAEEVSLRAARADPLGRLVPRLATIEKSVAEKNGLFAYGELRTLPVLRLESMERHWKFDARQYARWRGDMQASVAPYAQDAAELALRRADWELTRQGMAADGTPDALRSRVEGVSARLQAAEQALSTPLAGQIRLGQRANLLAARIQAGQRAVDDAIAYADRRLFRLDAPPLWGVQDRTVLRQDVADSLRREVQQENSFVAQYAAADVGNQRLLHVLQLLLLPVLLWIAWRHRRRRLDPTAVLATEAESRVVGRPFSTWLLLSMIGVLVFEPNAPLFLHQLAMLVALVPVLRLMPQQGRRLLGPWPYLATAFYLLQHLAVLLMASDYLYRLYYLALTLLALAATGWLLWRSRGERYAGVAGRAGQLVHGLAWGGVAILSVAIVANVLGNVSLAEMLTAGIIESGYFALVLYAAVTVLEALLRRLGARPEVRRLWLMRRHGGNLLDTLARWARVAAVIGWIAYTMTCFRTFRPVYDTAKAIVTHRFEYGELSISLGHVLVFCIGVVLAVWVARTLRALLREEVLPRMALPRGVDNSVASLSYYVLLLVGLLAALSAAGFKIGQLAFLFGALGVGIGLGLQDVVRNFVSGLILMFERPVKPGDAVDIGGTAGRIRTIGMRATTVRTFDGADVVVPNGMLLSDKVTNWTLVDQNRRVDVDLGVAYGSDVTRVMQLLQETTRTTPGIADDPAPAVLFTGFGASSLDFAIRAWTRRFDDWGTTRSELMTRLYAALTTAGIEIPFPQQDLHLRTVSEQVLRSLARPPSSLEDNTDGNA; the protein is encoded by the coding sequence ATGGCCTTTTTCGCGTGCCTGTTGCTGTTCGCCGCGCATCCCGGGTACGCGCAGGACGCGACCACGCTGCTGTCCCCGTCCAAGCCCAGGGTGCCCGAGGCCATCGCGCTGGCGGACGTCCCGGGCCGCGCCGATGCCGACGAGCGCTATGCGGAGGAAGTGTCGCTGCGTGCAGCGCGTGCGGATCCGCTCGGCAGGCTGGTGCCGCGGCTGGCGACCATCGAGAAATCGGTGGCGGAGAAGAACGGCCTGTTCGCCTACGGGGAACTGCGCACGCTGCCGGTGCTGCGCCTGGAGAGCATGGAGCGCCACTGGAAGTTCGACGCGCGCCAGTACGCGCGCTGGCGCGGCGACATGCAGGCTTCGGTGGCGCCGTATGCGCAGGATGCGGCGGAACTGGCGCTGCGCCGCGCCGACTGGGAACTCACCCGGCAGGGCATGGCGGCGGACGGCACACCGGATGCGCTGCGCTCGCGCGTGGAGGGCGTCTCCGCGCGGCTGCAGGCGGCCGAGCAGGCGCTGTCCACGCCGCTGGCCGGGCAGATCCGCCTGGGGCAACGCGCCAACCTGCTCGCCGCGCGCATCCAGGCTGGCCAGCGGGCGGTGGACGATGCCATCGCCTACGCCGACCGGCGCCTGTTCCGCCTGGATGCTCCGCCATTGTGGGGCGTGCAGGACCGCACGGTCCTGCGGCAGGACGTGGCGGACAGCCTGAGGCGTGAGGTCCAGCAGGAGAACAGCTTCGTCGCCCAGTACGCCGCGGCGGATGTCGGCAATCAGCGGCTGTTGCATGTGCTGCAGCTGTTGTTGCTGCCGGTGCTGCTGTGGATTGCGTGGCGGCACCGGCGCCGCCGCCTCGATCCGACCGCGGTGCTGGCGACGGAGGCCGAGTCGCGCGTGGTCGGACGTCCGTTCTCCACGTGGTTGCTGCTGTCCATGATCGGCGTGCTGGTGTTCGAGCCGAACGCGCCGTTGTTCCTGCACCAGCTGGCGATGCTGGTCGCCCTGGTGCCGGTGTTGCGGCTGATGCCGCAGCAAGGCCGTCGCCTGCTTGGGCCGTGGCCCTACCTGGCGACCGCGTTCTACCTGCTGCAGCACCTGGCTGTCCTGCTGATGGCCAGCGACTACCTCTACCGGCTGTACTACCTGGCGCTCACCCTGCTGGCGCTGGCTGCGACCGGCTGGCTGCTGTGGCGCTCGCGCGGCGAGCGCTATGCCGGCGTGGCCGGCCGCGCCGGGCAACTCGTGCATGGCCTGGCCTGGGGCGGCGTCGCCATCCTGTCAGTGGCGATCGTCGCGAACGTGCTGGGCAACGTGTCGCTGGCGGAAATGCTGACTGCCGGCATCATCGAGAGCGGCTACTTCGCGCTGGTCCTGTATGCGGCGGTGACGGTGCTGGAAGCCCTGTTGCGCCGGCTGGGCGCGCGCCCCGAGGTGCGTCGGCTGTGGCTGATGCGCCGGCATGGCGGCAACCTGCTCGACACGCTCGCGCGCTGGGCGCGCGTGGCGGCGGTGATCGGCTGGATCGCCTACACGATGACCTGCTTCCGTACCTTCCGGCCGGTGTACGACACGGCCAAGGCCATCGTCACGCATCGCTTCGAATACGGCGAGCTGTCCATCAGCCTGGGCCACGTGCTGGTGTTCTGCATCGGGGTGGTGCTGGCCGTGTGGGTCGCGCGGACCCTGCGCGCACTGCTGCGCGAAGAGGTGCTGCCGCGCATGGCGCTGCCGCGCGGCGTGGACAACAGCGTGGCGTCGCTGAGCTACTACGTGCTGCTGCTGGTCGGTCTGCTGGCGGCGCTGTCGGCGGCGGGCTTCAAGATCGGGCAGCTGGCCTTCCTGTTCGGCGCGCTGGGCGTGGGCATCGGCCTGGGCCTGCAGGACGTGGTGCGCAACTTCGTCTCCGGCCTGATCCTGATGTTCGAGCGGCCCGTCAAGCCGGGCGATGCGGTGGACATCGGCGGCACCGCCGGCCGCATCCGTACCATCGGCATGCGCGCCACTACGGTGCGCACGTTCGACGGCGCCGACGTGGTGGTGCCAAACGGCATGCTTTTGTCGGACAAGGTGACCAACTGGACGCTGGTCGACCAGAACCGCCGCGTCGACGTGGACCTGGGCGTGGCCTACGGCTCGGACGTGACGCGGGTGATGCAGCTGCTGCAGGAGACCACGCGTACCACGCCGGGCATCGCCGACGATCCGGCCCCGGCGGTGCTGTTCACCGGATTCGGGGCCAGCTCGTTGGACTTCGCCATCCGTGCGTGGACGCGCCGCTTCGACGACTGGGGCACGACCCGCAGCGAGCTGATGACCCGGCTGTACGCGGCGCTGACGACAGCCGGCATCGAGATTCCCTTCCCGCAGCAGGACCTGCACCTGCGTACGGTGTCCGAGCAGGTGCTGCGTTCGCTGGCCCGGCCACCTTCGTCGCTGGAGGACAACACCGATGGCAATGCCTGA
- a CDS encoding AAC(3)-I family aminoglycoside N-acetyltransferase, giving the protein MKLRPLGPTDIGLMRDMLRMFGRAFDDLPTYTAAQPDDAYLARLLGSDTFIAVAALQGEVVVGGLAAYVLPKFERARSEVYLYDLAVADTHRRRGIATALIAELRRIAAARGAWVVFVQADYGDEPAVALYTGLGTREDVMHFDIAVE; this is encoded by the coding sequence ATGAAGCTGCGTCCGCTGGGACCCACCGACATCGGCCTCATGCGGGACATGCTGAGGATGTTTGGCCGGGCGTTCGACGACCTGCCGACTTACACGGCCGCGCAGCCGGACGATGCCTACCTCGCCCGCCTGCTGGGCAGCGACACCTTCATCGCCGTGGCGGCGCTGCAGGGCGAGGTCGTGGTTGGCGGACTGGCCGCCTACGTGCTGCCGAAGTTCGAGCGGGCGCGCAGCGAGGTCTATCTCTACGACCTGGCAGTGGCGGACACGCACCGCCGCCGCGGCATCGCCACCGCGCTGATCGCCGAACTGCGCCGGATCGCCGCCGCGCGGGGCGCCTGGGTCGTGTTCGTGCAGGCGGATTACGGCGATGAGCCCGCCGTGGCCCTGTACACGGGCCTTGGCACGCGCGAGGACGTGATGCACTTCGACATCGCGGTGGAATGA
- a CDS encoding VOC family protein encodes MTPPFDVQRIDHLVLRVRDLARSIRFYGQVLGCRVERQREHLGLAHLCAGASMIDLVDVAGKLGARGGEPAGVEGRNVDHLCLRIEPFDETAVRAHLAHFGIAPAGPAEINFGAEGDGLSLYFQDPDGNTIELKGPASGVAGPRRGGDPGG; translated from the coding sequence ATGACCCCGCCCTTCGATGTCCAGCGTATCGACCACCTCGTCCTGCGCGTGCGCGACCTCGCACGCAGCATCCGCTTCTACGGCCAGGTGCTGGGTTGCCGCGTCGAGCGCCAGCGCGAACACCTGGGCCTGGCGCACCTGTGCGCCGGCGCCTCGATGATCGATCTGGTCGACGTGGCGGGAAAACTGGGCGCGCGGGGTGGCGAGCCCGCAGGCGTGGAAGGGCGCAACGTCGACCACCTGTGCCTGCGCATCGAGCCTTTCGATGAAACCGCGGTCCGGGCGCACCTGGCGCATTTCGGCATCGCGCCGGCGGGGCCGGCGGAGATCAACTTCGGCGCGGAGGGCGACGGATTGTCGCTCTACTTCCAGGATCCCGACGGCAACACGATCGAACTGAAAGGACCTGCCTCAGGGGTGGCCGGGCCCCGGCGCGGTGGCGACCCGGGCGGATGA
- the motA gene encoding flagellar motor stator protein MotA — protein MLIIVGFIIVTLSVIGGYLGSHGKLGALWQPFELVIIGGAALGAFMASNPTKVVKGTLTATLSVFKGAKYKSSDYLDVLTLIHEMLNKARRDGFMSLEEHIENPTSSPLFQKYPKILADHHLLDFLTECLRLMVGSNIEPHELEPLLELELEKHHHEAMAPAHALQKMSDGLPGFGIVAAVLGIIVTMGSIGGDIAAVGAHVAAALVGTFLGILLAYGFVSPLAAAIEAQVEQDSRMYESVKTALLACLRGYNPAVALEFARKTLPSDVRPPFAEFEAHLKANK, from the coding sequence ATGCTCATCATCGTCGGCTTCATCATCGTCACCCTGAGCGTGATCGGCGGCTATCTGGGCTCGCACGGCAAGCTGGGCGCCCTGTGGCAGCCGTTCGAACTGGTCATCATCGGCGGCGCCGCGCTGGGCGCGTTCATGGCCAGCAACCCCACCAAGGTGGTCAAGGGCACGCTGACCGCCACGCTGTCGGTCTTCAAGGGCGCCAAGTACAAGTCGTCGGACTACCTGGACGTGCTGACGCTCATCCACGAGATGCTCAACAAGGCGCGTCGCGACGGCTTCATGTCGCTGGAGGAGCACATCGAGAACCCCACCAGCAGCCCGCTGTTCCAGAAGTACCCCAAGATCCTCGCCGACCATCACCTGCTCGACTTCCTGACCGAATGCCTGCGCCTGATGGTGGGCAGCAACATCGAGCCGCACGAACTGGAGCCGCTGCTGGAGCTGGAACTGGAGAAGCACCATCACGAGGCGATGGCGCCCGCGCACGCGCTGCAGAAGATGTCCGACGGCCTGCCCGGCTTCGGCATCGTGGCCGCGGTGCTGGGCATCATCGTGACGATGGGCTCGATCGGCGGCGACATCGCCGCGGTCGGCGCGCACGTGGCCGCCGCGCTGGTCGGCACCTTCCTCGGCATCCTGCTGGCCTACGGTTTCGTCTCGCCGCTGGCCGCGGCCATCGAAGCGCAGGTGGAGCAGGACAGCCGCATGTACGAGTCGGTGAAGACCGCCCTGCTGGCCTGCCTGCGCGGCTACAACCCGGCGGTGGCGCTGGAATTCGCGCGCAAGACGCTGCCCTCGGACGTGCGCCCGCCCTTCGCCGAGTTCGAAGCGCACCTGAAGGCCAACAAGTAG
- a CDS encoding BlaI/MecI/CopY family transcriptional regulator, giving the protein MSGKARKSIGDQELALLQHLSEHGEASVGEVAAAFGEPRGLARSTVLTMMERLRAKAYLRRRQVAGVYRYAAVAPSDDVMRSAVGSFVEKTLQGSLSPFVAWMSQRSEVSDDELAELEALVANLQSKRKEG; this is encoded by the coding sequence ATGTCCGGCAAGGCCCGCAAGTCCATCGGCGACCAAGAACTGGCGCTGCTGCAGCACCTGTCCGAACACGGCGAGGCCAGCGTCGGCGAAGTCGCCGCGGCGTTCGGCGAACCGCGCGGGCTGGCCCGCTCCACCGTGCTGACCATGATGGAGCGGCTGCGCGCCAAGGCCTACCTGCGGCGTCGCCAGGTCGCCGGGGTGTACCGCTACGCGGCGGTGGCCCCCTCCGACGACGTCATGCGCAGTGCGGTCGGCAGCTTCGTGGAGAAGACCCTGCAGGGCTCGCTGTCGCCGTTCGTGGCGTGGATGTCGCAGCGCTCCGAGGTGAGCGACGACGAACTGGCCGAACTGGAAGCGCTGGTCGCCAACCTGCAGTCCAAGCGGAAGGAGGGCTGA
- a CDS encoding M56 family metallopeptidase gives MDLIALADGLLSRLLAVGLQSLLLAALVWALCRYLPRLDARTRAWLWWLVATQMVVGLFWHAPVALPLLPAESLAAPVVMAAAAGTATYAAPPMAAAPVPAMQASRIDTGVLLLVAWWAGVAVMLANTLRHAWRLRGQLRRARPCRDRRVLALYRALAHRLGVAAAPALRVSDDIDSPMLARPWRPVLMLPASSLATMGDDDLSMALHHELAHLQRHDLWWAWMPALAQHLFFFHPVAHLAVREYAFAREVACDAAVLQDEQHAPHDYGRLLVKLGVATAPAPALAGASPTFRILKRRLLMLQHTVSPLRSSALALTLGIVLLGVVPYRVTASSTPVAAAAAAVSLAPTPVAAPVAPAPADSRPAPAPVAAPRATVVADARDMPAPPAPPAPPSVSPPPAPAPPAPPAMRGTWSIGGDRNGDAYVLIYDDEVTMAGHSDDIRIARTLQQGKAPVLWLREDGKQYIVRDLPTLERLKAAHAPMEALGAQQGRLGEQQGALGERQGALGTKQGELGMKMATLATERSAAAANGSGSREQELDRRMDALAREQEALARQQEALARQQEPLARQQEALARRQQAAAAQAQRDVDRLVDDAIRSGKAQRL, from the coding sequence ATGGATCTCATCGCACTGGCCGATGGCCTGCTGTCCCGGCTGCTCGCCGTCGGGCTGCAGTCGTTGTTGCTCGCCGCCCTGGTGTGGGCGCTGTGCCGTTACCTGCCGCGACTGGATGCGCGCACCCGGGCCTGGTTGTGGTGGCTGGTCGCCACGCAGATGGTGGTGGGCCTGTTCTGGCATGCGCCGGTCGCGCTGCCCCTGCTGCCGGCCGAGTCCCTCGCCGCGCCGGTGGTGATGGCCGCGGCCGCCGGGACGGCGACATATGCGGCGCCCCCGATGGCGGCCGCGCCGGTGCCTGCGATGCAGGCATCGCGGATCGACACCGGCGTTCTGCTGCTGGTTGCCTGGTGGGCCGGCGTCGCGGTGATGCTGGCCAACACGCTGCGCCACGCCTGGCGCCTGCGTGGCCAGCTCCGGCGCGCACGCCCCTGCCGCGACCGCCGCGTGCTGGCGCTTTACCGCGCGCTGGCGCATCGGCTGGGCGTCGCCGCTGCGCCTGCACTGCGGGTCAGCGACGACATCGACTCGCCGATGCTGGCCCGGCCCTGGCGTCCGGTGCTGATGCTGCCGGCTTCCAGCCTGGCCACGATGGGCGACGACGACCTGAGCATGGCCCTGCACCACGAACTGGCGCACCTGCAGCGCCACGACCTCTGGTGGGCGTGGATGCCGGCGCTGGCGCAGCACCTGTTCTTTTTCCATCCGGTCGCGCACCTGGCCGTGCGCGAATACGCCTTCGCCCGCGAAGTCGCCTGCGATGCCGCCGTGCTGCAGGACGAACAGCACGCCCCCCATGACTACGGACGCCTGCTGGTGAAGCTGGGCGTCGCCACCGCACCTGCGCCGGCACTGGCCGGCGCCTCTCCCACGTTCCGCATCCTGAAGAGGAGACTGCTCATGTTGCAGCACACCGTTTCCCCGCTGCGCAGCAGCGCGCTGGCCCTGACCCTCGGCATCGTGCTGCTGGGCGTGGTGCCGTACCGCGTGACCGCCAGCAGCACGCCGGTTGCGGCGGCGGCTGCCGCGGTGTCCCTGGCGCCGACGCCCGTCGCCGCACCCGTGGCTCCGGCGCCGGCCGATTCCCGGCCCGCACCGGCGCCGGTGGCGGCGCCGCGAGCCACGGTGGTCGCAGACGCGCGCGACATGCCGGCACCCCCGGCGCCGCCCGCACCGCCCAGCGTGTCGCCACCGCCCGCCCCGGCGCCGCCCGCCCCGCCCGCCATGCGCGGCACGTGGAGCATCGGTGGCGACCGCAATGGCGATGCCTATGTGCTGATCTACGACGACGAAGTGACGATGGCCGGGCACAGCGACGACATCCGCATCGCCCGGACCCTGCAACAGGGCAAGGCGCCAGTGTTGTGGCTGCGCGAGGATGGCAAGCAGTACATCGTGCGCGATCTGCCCACGCTGGAGCGACTGAAGGCCGCGCACGCACCGATGGAAGCCCTCGGCGCCCAGCAGGGCAGGTTGGGCGAACAGCAGGGCGCACTGGGCGAGCGCCAGGGCGCGTTGGGCACGAAGCAGGGCGAACTCGGCATGAAGATGGCCACCCTCGCCACGGAGCGGTCCGCCGCCGCGGCGAACGGAAGCGGAAGCCGCGAGCAGGAACTCGACCGCAGGATGGATGCGCTGGCGCGCGAACAGGAGGCCCTGGCCCGGCAGCAGGAGGCCTTGGCCCGCCAGCAGGAACCGTTGGCGCGGCAGCAGGAGGCGCTCGCCCGCCGGCAGCAGGCCGCGGCCGCACAGGCCCAGCGCGACGTCGACCGCCTGGTCGATGACGCCATCCGCAGCGGCAAGGCGCAGCGCCTCTGA
- a CDS encoding DUF4031 domain-containing protein, whose translation MSVYVDDAVTLWRGRRWAHMMADTLDELHAMAVRLGMPRRAFQDKRSGAHYDLTEELREQALRLGAIPVSRHRDREQVRAIIRIARSQWSGRPADD comes from the coding sequence ATGAGCGTCTACGTGGACGATGCGGTCACCTTGTGGCGGGGTCGGCGCTGGGCCCACATGATGGCCGACACGCTGGACGAACTGCATGCGATGGCGGTGCGCCTGGGCATGCCAAGGCGCGCCTTCCAGGACAAGCGCAGCGGTGCGCATTACGACCTGACCGAGGAACTGCGCGAGCAGGCGTTGCGGCTGGGCGCCATTCCCGTTTCCCGCCATCGCGACCGCGAGCAGGTCCGCGCGATCATCCGCATCGCCCGCTCGCAGTGGAGCGGGCGGCCTGCGGACGACTGA